A single region of the Eleginops maclovinus isolate JMC-PN-2008 ecotype Puerto Natales chromosome 16, JC_Emac_rtc_rv5, whole genome shotgun sequence genome encodes:
- the arf2a gene encoding ADP-ribosylation factor 2a, translated as MGAFASLMKGMFGSKEMRILMVGLDAAGKTTVLYKLKLGEVVTTIPTIGFNVETVEYKNINFTVWDVGGQDKIRPLWRHYFQNTQAVVFVVDSNDRERLGEAKEELMRMLAEDELADAKLLVFANKQDLPNAMNAAEITDKLALHTLCNRTWFIQATCATTGDGIYEGLNWLATTIKKKK; from the exons ATGGGGGCTTTTGCTAGCCTGATGAAAGGTATGTTTGGTAGTAAAGAGATGAGGATCCTGATGGTAGGACTGGATGCTGCTGGAAAGACAACCGTGCTGTATAAACTGAAACTTGGAGAAGTTGTTACAACGATCCCTACTATTG GTTTTAATGTTGAAACGGTAGAATACAAGAACATCAATTTCACAGTGTGGGATGTTGGTGGTCAGGACAAGATCAGGCCGCTCTGGAGacattacttccaaaacacacaaG CCGTTGTCTTTGTAGTGGACAGTAATGACAGGGAGCGACTTGGTGAGGCGAAGGAGGAGCTGATGCGGATGCTGGCTGAAGATGAACTGGCAGATGCAAAGCTGCTTGTTTTTGCTAACAAACAG GACCTTCCCAATGCCATGAATGCAGCTGAGATCACAGACAAACTGGCCCTACACACCCTGTGCAATCGCACCTGGTTTATCCAGGCAACATGCGCCACTACTGGAGATGGTATCTACGAGGGTCTCAACTGGCTTGCAACGacgataaagaaaaaaaaatga
- the wnt9b gene encoding protein Wnt-9b — protein MRSRLPRTACLLRLVALCILLSHAAAYFGLTGREPLVFLPGPFSNEPLTGKAYLKQCEQMTLTRRQKRLCRREPGLAETLRESVRLSLLECRYQFRNERWNCSLDGRGSLLKRAFKETAFLLAVSSAALTHALAKACSSGRMERCTCDDSPGIQHREAWQWGVCGDNLKYSTKFLKKFLGQKKVSKDLRAQVDAHNINVGIRAVKSGLKTTCKCHGVSGSCAVRTCWKQLSPFHDTGRLLKYRYDTAVRVLSVTNAATGETELAGPRRHGQSLRTTDLVFLEDSPSFCRPSRYSPGTGGRSCAKDTSCQSLCCGRGYDTAMRLTSLSCHCQVRWCCHVECQTCVREEEVYTCKSA, from the exons ATGCGCTCCAGGCTCCCACGGACCGCCTGCCTATTGCGACTCGTTGCACTCTGCATCCTCCTCTCGCACGCTGCAGCTTATTTTGG GCTGACAGGACGGGAACCCTTGGTATTTTTACCTGGTCCGTTTTCCAATGAACCTCTGACAGGCAAGGCCTATCTGAAGCAGTGCGAGCAGATGACTCTGACCCGGCGGCAGAAGAGGCTGTGTCGCAGAGAGCCGGGTCTGGCAGAGACGCTGCGGGAGTCGGTGCGCCTCAGCCTCCTGGAGTGTCGCTATCAGTTCAGGAACGAGCGCTGGAACTGCAGCCTGGACGGTCGGGGAAGCCTCCTGAAAAGAG CATTCAAGGAGACTGCCTTCCTACTGGCAGTGTCCTCTGCGGCGCTGACTCATGCACTCGCCAAAGCGTGCAGCTCAGGTCGAATGGAGAGGTGCACATGTGACGACTCTCCAGGTATCCAGCATCGGGAAGCGTGGCAGTGGGGGGTCTGCGGTGACAACCTGAAATATAGCACCAAATTTCTCAAGAAGTTCCTCGGCCAAAAGAAGGTCAGCAAAGACCTGAGGGCTCAAGTCGACGCCCACAACATCAATGTTGGAATTCGG GCAGTGAAGAGCGGGCTGAAAACAACCTGCAAGTGTCACGGTGTCTCCGGCTCCTGTGCTGTACGGACTTGCTGGAAGCAGCTGTCTCCTTTCCACGACACTGGACGGCTGCTGAAGTACAGGTACGACACCGCAGTGCGAGTGCTGAGTGTCACCAACGCAGCCACCGGGGAGACGGAGCTGGCGGGGCCCCGGCGCCACGGCCAGAGCCTCCGCACTACTGACCTGGTCTTCCTGGAGGACTCCCCTAGCTTTTGCAGGCCCTCACGCTATTCCCCGGGTACGGGGGGCCGGTCCTGCGCCAAAGACACTAGCTGTCAGAGCTTGTGCTGTGGACGGGGTTACGACACAGCCATGCGCCTCACCAGCCTGTCCTGCCACTGCCAGGTGCGCTGGTGCTGCCACGTGGAGTGTCAGACgtgtgtgagggaggaggaggtttaCACCTGCAAGAGTGCATAG
- the gosr2 gene encoding Golgi SNAP receptor complex member 2, whose protein sequence is MEALYHQTNKQIQEVQSYMGNLERTDRQSVHLLENELQARIDQIFNHLERLEILASKEPPNRRQNAKLRVDQLKYDVQHLRTALQNFQQRRYAREAQERDREELMSRTFTTNDADTSIPIDETLQLNSNLHNAHRGMDDLLGSGSNILNGIRDQRSTLKGTHKKMLDVANMLGLSNTVMRIIERRATQDKFIMIGGMLLTCIFMFLVIRYLG, encoded by the exons ATGGAGGCACTTTACCATCAGACAAACAA ACAAATCCAGGAGGTGCAATCTTATATGGGAAATCTGGAGAGGACGGATCGTCAGTCAGTCCACT TGTTAGAGAATGAGCTACAGGCTAGAATTGACCAGATCTTCAATCATCTAGAACGCCTGGAGATCCTGGCCAGCAAGGAGCCACCAAACCGTCGCCAGAACGCCAAATT GCGGGTGGACCAGCTGAAGTATGATGTCCAGCACCTTCGCACCGCCCTGCAAAACTTCCAGCAACGTCGCTACGCCAGAGAGGCCCAGGAACGAGACCGGGAGGAGCTCATGAGCCGCACCTTCACCACCAAT GACGCAGATACCTCCATCCCCATAGACGAGACCCTACAGTTAAACTCCAACTTGCACAACGCACACAGAGGCATGGACGACCTCCTGGGCAGCGGCAGTAACATCCTCAACGGTATTCGAGACCAGAGATCCACACTGAAG GGGACCCATAAGAAAATGCTGGATGTAGCCAACATGCTGGGCCTGTCCAACACAGTGATGAGGATCATAGAAAGGCGAGCCACCCAGGATAAGTTCATCATGATTGGAGGCATGCTGCTGACCTGCATCTTCATGTTCCTGGTGATCAGATACCTGGGCTGA